Proteins from a genomic interval of Capsicum annuum cultivar UCD-10X-F1 chromosome 4, UCD10Xv1.1, whole genome shotgun sequence:
- the LOC107868104 gene encoding putative calcium-transporting ATPase 11, plasma membrane-type yields the protein MVMEDGILITGYNLLIDQSSMSGESAPISIYEGRPFLLSGTKVQDGSAKMLVTTVGMKTEWGKLMDRLADTVEDETPLQVELSCYHYWEDRLAFVLLTFIVLTVGVLVEKVLLHELMKWSSSYAMTLLNYLVTAVTIIVVAVPEGLLLAVALSLAFAMKS from the exons ATGGTTATGGAAG ATGGAATATTAATAACCGGATACAACTTGCTAATCGATCAATCAAGCATGTCTGGTGAGAGTGCACCAATTAGCATATATGAAGGAAGACCGTTTCTTCTATCTGGAACCAAAGTGCAAGATGGTTCGGCTAAGATGTTAGTAACAACTGTTGGAATGAAAACTGAATGGGGTAAGCTGATGGATAGATTAGCAGACACGGTAGAAGACGAGACGCCACTGCAAGTTGAGTTGTCTTGCTACCATTATTGGGAAGATCGGCTGGCATTTGTTCTGTTGACATTTATAGTCCTGACTGTCGGAGTTCTGGTAGAGAAAGTACTTCTCCATGAGCTCATGAAATGGTCCTCCAGCTATGCAATGACTCTTCTGAATTACCTTGTGACAGCAGTAACTATAATTGTTGTTGCGGTTCCAGAAGGACTGCTGCTAGCAGTGGCATTGAGTCTTGCATTTGCAATGAAAAGCTAG